DNA sequence from the Methanolobus sp. ZRKC5 genome:
GATGATATTGTGTGCCACATCTTCTCCGATAGATATGGCAAAGTCAAGATGATCCGTCACATTCCCACCTGGCAACGGATGCTTCATTGTCATTGAAGTCTTAACAATTTCCTTTGTTTCTAGGTCTATCAATTGCGCCCTAAAGCCGCTGGTTCCCACATCTAATGCTATTCCGTACATTTTAATTCCCCTGATTAAAATAAGATCTCATTGATTCCCAGAGAATTTCCATCTCTTCCTGAGGTGTATTCAGTGGTATCTCACATCCGGTGGATAGTATAAATCCCTTATCAGGAGCTGCATCCATACAACTCTTTACTTCGGCAGCGATATTGTCGAACCTTCCTGAATTGAATGTATAGGGATTGATATTTCCCATCAGGCATATACCTGAATCATTGAAGTCTTTGAAATCCCTGAAACAATATCTTTCACTGCAACCAATGTGCTTATGGTTGTGGAGTTTCACGCAATCTACCCCATACTTTTTCCCGAGTGCCTCCACATTTCCGAAGAATAAATTCAAAGCATCGGGTTCAAGAGCCAGTTCCAGTTCATGGAATGCATGGTTTGCACAGTTATGCGATATTACATAAGCTCCTCTATCCTGTATGTGTGAATATAATTTCTTAGAATACTGAAAACCAAATTCCTTTGCCATTTCCAGACTGAAAAGATCAGAAGTGCTGCCGCCGTTCTCAATAAATGCACCGTCTGCGCCTGCATCAAGCATCATATCTGCAAAGGTTATGCAACTATCAGTAAGGACATCAAGCAGTGCATGAAAATTATCCGGATTCTTCATCATTTCAATGAACATCCTGCTCCCTTCCATTAACTGGGAAGCAAGCATGAGAGGAGTAAGGAGCGCACCGCTTATGAAAACCTCATCTCCAAGCTCTTTTTTGAGCAAGGATATGGACTCTACAATGGTCTGTACTCTTTCTGAGCGTTCTATGGCAACCTGATCTATATTCTCATATTCTTTTGCAGACTTTAGAGGAAAACGGACTATTGAAGGATAAGCATCTTTCTTGATGTTTATTTTCGCCCCAAAAGCCTCAGCTTCCACTAGCAAACATCCCCATGGAGACATTACATTGTCATGGTGATACATTTCCCTTGCTAATATCTGTGCTCTGGCAATGCCTTTTGCAGAATAGTAAACATCCTCCATGCTTGCATTCATCTGCTCAAGCACCGCATCACCAGCGCCGAACCACAAATAACCCAGTGGTGTTCTGTCCACTTCTTTTAATTCAAGAGCGTTGATAAAACGCTCATTTGAAGTCATCTCATCAGGCATTTAACTCCCCCATCAGGACTTTTTCAATACGATCCTATCAATTCTCAACATATTGCTTACAGCCTCGGTAGCCGCGATAATAGCCATTTGTTTAATGCTGAAAGAATCATATACTGGAGGGTTATTGGCAACGACATTTCGTGTAAGATCAATTCTGCTGTCGATTCCCTTATTATAGGAATTGAGCATTTTCGTTATCACATCCACTTCATTGAGACCCACGTTTCGTGCGAGTGTTCTGGGAATCTCTTCAAGGGCGTTTGCATATTCGATAACTGCGAGTTGCTCTTTCCCTTCAATGGTGGAAGAATACTGCCTGAGCATCTGTGAGAGCACAAATTCGATATCCCCT
Encoded proteins:
- a CDS encoding uroporphyrinogen decarboxylase family protein, whose amino-acid sequence is MPDEMTSNERFINALELKEVDRTPLGYLWFGAGDAVLEQMNASMEDVYYSAKGIARAQILAREMYHHDNVMSPWGCLLVEAEAFGAKINIKKDAYPSIVRFPLKSAKEYENIDQVAIERSERVQTIVESISLLKKELGDEVFISGALLTPLMLASQLMEGSRMFIEMMKNPDNFHALLDVLTDSCITFADMMLDAGADGAFIENGGSTSDLFSLEMAKEFGFQYSKKLYSHIQDRGAYVISHNCANHAFHELELALEPDALNLFFGNVEALGKKYGVDCVKLHNHKHIGCSERYCFRDFKDFNDSGICLMGNINPYTFNSGRFDNIAAEVKSCMDAAPDKGFILSTGCEIPLNTPQEEMEILWESMRSYFNQGN